A single genomic interval of Lathyrus oleraceus cultivar Zhongwan6 chromosome 7, CAAS_Psat_ZW6_1.0, whole genome shotgun sequence harbors:
- the LOC127104056 gene encoding transcription factor MYB10, whose amino-acid sequence MVRAPFYDKNGVKKGAWSREEDECLSSFIQKHGHSNWRQLPKLSGLARCGKSCRLRWLNYLKPNLKHGNYTREEEEIIIKLHHQLGNKWSLIAEKLPGRTDHEIKNYWHSYLKKSSKINGYNYTISELNSKPYDIVEENDIQHSVTSQNPSSGVDKDFHNYILESSTLPMLEETLSEENYSPTSMNSSMIEEDNGAPWLAFEAFEGDFWNEPFILDDTYREPNRTIYMVQFGLVHDPCTPLDTYTTNEISIDDIELMISDHYDGSYMF is encoded by the exons ATGGTAAGAGCTCCTTTTTATGACAAAAATGGTGTTAAGAAAGGTGCCTGGAGTAGAGAAGAAGATGAGTGTTTAAGTTCTTTTATTCAGAAACATGGTCATTCTAATTGGCGTCAACTTCCCAAGCTTTCAG GTTTAGCGAGGTGTGGAAAAAGTTGCAGACTACGTTGGTTGAATTACTTGAAGCCAAATCTTAAACATGGTAACTACACACGAGAGGAAGAAGAAATCATCATCAAATTACACCACCAACTTGGAAATAA ATGGTCTTTGATTGCTGAAAAGCTGCCGGGAAGAACGGACCACGAGATAAAGAACTATTGGCATAGCTACCTAAAAAAGTCCTCAAAGATAAATGGCTACAACTACACAATTTCTGAGTTGAATTCTAAACCATATGATATTGTTGAAGAAAATGATATTCAGCATTCTGTAACATCTCAAAACCCTAGTTCtggtgttgataaggactttcATAACTATATTTTAGAAAGCTCGACATTGCCAATGCTAGAGGAAACATTATCTGAAGAGAACTATTCGCCTACCTCCATGAATAGCTCCATGATAGAAGAAGACAACGGTGCTCCATGGTTGGCGTTCGAAGCATTCGAGGGCGATTTTTGGAATGAACCATTCATCCTAGATGATACATATAGGG AACCAAACCGAACCATATATATGGTTCAATTTGGTTTGGTTCATGATCCATGCACACCCCTAGATACATACACTACTAATGAGATATCTATTGATGACATAGAGTTAATGATTTCAGACCACTATGATGGTTCATATATGTTTTAA